The following are encoded in a window of Mycobacterium sp. ELW1 genomic DNA:
- a CDS encoding RND family transporter, which translates to MSNHQSQDRRPVIAQTIRRFAPLIILAWLGILFTLSATIPPLQQVAKDHSISLDPIDAPSYKAMQRIGARFNQPTNTSVAMVLLESDQPLGDDARAYYKELVQKFKDDPGHVRHIQDFWGDDLTKGAAQSADGKAVYVQLYLAGNAGESLGAESLAAVHNIVDHTARPPGLKTYITGPAAIAADVSSTGNKSQPIIMAVTAAVLLIVLLVIYRSIITVILLLLVVGIQFQVAEAVIAFLGYHGLIGLTTVAINLVTSLVIAAGTDYGIFFIGRYQEARQAGEDRETAFYTCYGGVAKVVLASGSTIAGAIFCLHFTRLPYFQANGIPCAAAIMVAVVVALTLLPAVLALGSRFGLFEPKRRVKGYGWRRIGTATVRWPAPIFVATLALALVGLLTLPIYNPSYNEQNYLPDNIPASQGLAAAKQHFPQSAMMSPEILMIEADHDLRNPADFLILNKLAKAVLAVPGVSKVQAVTRPEGTPIPHTTIPYMLDMQQAGQQQFMVFQQKAMDDLLNQVGEIDKSLVIMKNMYSLMQQLVATMNSMVENTHSMEDITNELRNNIADFEDMWRPLRNYFYWEPHCANIPICYSIRSIFDVLDGVDGVTDKLHELVTDLDQMKVLMPQLVAQFPEMIEIMESMRTMMLTMHSTSSGVFGQAGDNNNNSTAMAKAFDGARNDDTFFIPPEVFQNADFKRMMDIFISTDGKAARMLITQKGDPTSPDGLSRINDIKTAAEEALKGTPLEESPIYLSGTATVTGDMVKGSQYDLAIAVIAAICLILIVMLLVTRSLIAALVIVGTVLISLGASFGLAVFLWQVVIGIQIHWAVLVMALIILLAVGSDYNLLLVSRMKEELHAGLNTGLIRAMGGTGKVVTSAGLVFAFTMGSMAVSPLITLGQVGTTIAIGLMFDTLVVRSFMLPSIAALLGRWFWWPTNVRPRPASTMLRPTGPRPLVRALLLNQER; encoded by the coding sequence ATGAGCAACCATCAGTCCCAGGACCGGCGCCCCGTCATAGCCCAGACGATCCGACGCTTCGCGCCCCTCATCATCTTGGCGTGGCTCGGAATCCTCTTCACGTTGAGCGCGACGATTCCCCCGCTGCAGCAAGTCGCGAAAGACCATTCCATATCGCTGGACCCGATAGACGCGCCGTCGTACAAGGCTATGCAGCGAATCGGCGCGAGATTTAACCAGCCGACGAACACGAGTGTCGCGATGGTCCTACTTGAGAGCGATCAGCCACTCGGCGACGACGCGCGCGCGTACTACAAGGAGTTGGTACAGAAGTTCAAAGATGACCCGGGGCATGTGCGACACATACAGGATTTCTGGGGTGACGACCTCACGAAAGGCGCCGCGCAAAGCGCGGACGGCAAGGCCGTATACGTCCAGCTGTACCTAGCGGGCAACGCAGGCGAAAGCCTCGGTGCGGAATCGCTTGCCGCCGTTCACAATATCGTTGACCACACCGCGCGGCCGCCTGGCCTGAAGACGTACATCACCGGACCCGCAGCAATCGCGGCAGATGTCAGCAGCACGGGCAACAAATCCCAGCCAATCATCATGGCGGTTACTGCCGCCGTGCTGTTGATTGTATTGCTCGTAATCTACCGTTCGATCATCACGGTCATCCTCCTGTTGCTGGTGGTCGGTATCCAATTTCAAGTCGCCGAGGCAGTCATCGCATTCTTGGGCTATCACGGGCTCATCGGCCTCACTACTGTCGCCATCAATCTCGTGACATCGCTCGTGATCGCGGCCGGAACCGACTACGGGATATTTTTCATAGGGCGGTACCAGGAAGCCCGCCAAGCCGGCGAGGATCGAGAGACGGCTTTCTATACGTGCTATGGCGGGGTCGCGAAAGTCGTCCTGGCTTCTGGTTCGACAATCGCGGGCGCGATTTTCTGCCTGCACTTCACTCGCCTGCCCTATTTCCAGGCCAATGGCATCCCTTGCGCAGCGGCGATCATGGTCGCCGTCGTAGTCGCGCTCACGCTGCTTCCGGCTGTTCTGGCCCTTGGGAGCCGTTTCGGCCTGTTCGAACCGAAGCGGCGAGTGAAGGGCTACGGGTGGCGCCGGATTGGCACGGCAACGGTGCGATGGCCAGCACCCATCTTCGTTGCGACGTTGGCGCTCGCGCTGGTCGGGCTCCTGACATTGCCGATCTATAACCCCAGCTATAACGAGCAGAACTATCTGCCGGACAATATCCCCGCCAGCCAGGGACTTGCGGCTGCGAAGCAACACTTCCCGCAGTCGGCGATGATGTCGCCTGAAATCCTCATGATCGAGGCGGACCACGATCTGCGGAATCCAGCCGATTTTCTAATCCTGAACAAGTTGGCCAAGGCCGTCCTCGCGGTCCCGGGCGTTTCTAAGGTCCAGGCTGTCACCCGGCCGGAGGGAACCCCGATACCGCACACAACGATCCCGTACATGCTCGACATGCAACAAGCCGGTCAGCAACAATTCATGGTCTTCCAACAAAAGGCCATGGACGACCTGCTGAATCAGGTCGGCGAAATAGACAAATCCCTCGTGATCATGAAGAACATGTACAGCCTGATGCAGCAATTGGTCGCGACGATGAATTCAATGGTCGAAAATACCCATAGCATGGAAGACATCACGAACGAGCTGCGTAACAATATCGCGGACTTCGAGGATATGTGGCGGCCGCTTCGCAATTATTTCTACTGGGAACCACATTGCGCAAACATCCCTATCTGCTACTCGATCAGAAGCATTTTCGATGTGTTGGACGGCGTCGACGGGGTCACCGACAAGCTGCACGAGCTCGTTACCGACCTTGACCAAATGAAAGTGCTGATGCCCCAACTGGTCGCCCAGTTCCCCGAGATGATCGAAATCATGGAGAGCATGCGAACCATGATGCTGACGATGCACAGCACATCGTCGGGGGTGTTCGGTCAGGCAGGCGACAACAACAACAATTCGACAGCCATGGCCAAGGCGTTTGACGGCGCCCGCAACGACGACACGTTCTTTATTCCGCCAGAGGTCTTTCAGAACGCGGACTTCAAACGGATGATGGACATCTTCATCTCGACGGACGGCAAAGCCGCCCGCATGCTCATTACGCAGAAGGGCGATCCCACCTCACCTGACGGCCTGTCTAGAATCAACGACATAAAAACCGCGGCCGAGGAAGCATTAAAAGGCACTCCTCTCGAAGAATCGCCAATTTATCTATCGGGCACCGCGACGGTGACTGGCGACATGGTGAAGGGTTCACAATACGATCTGGCTATCGCGGTAATAGCGGCGATATGTCTTATTTTGATCGTCATGCTGCTGGTCACTCGTAGCCTGATCGCCGCCCTTGTGATCGTGGGCACGGTGCTGATTTCACTCGGCGCTTCATTCGGGCTCGCAGTGTTCCTGTGGCAGGTTGTCATCGGCATCCAAATACACTGGGCCGTCCTGGTAATGGCGCTGATCATTCTTCTGGCGGTGGGATCCGACTACAACCTGCTACTCGTTTCCCGGATGAAAGAGGAACTCCACGCAGGCTTGAACACCGGTCTGATCCGCGCAATGGGCGGCACCGGCAAGGTCGTGACGAGTGCGGGGCTGGTCTTCGCGTTCACCATGGG
- a CDS encoding MmpS family transport accessory protein yields the protein MRLWIPVVIVTVVAAGGFAVSKLRSVFGSDQYIPYTDTRASDGDPIDPQYLRYEVFGAPGTVATISYFGAKGSPEKEEGVTLPWSVEFPFTTAAAVGSIAAQGDTDTIGCRILIGGEVKAEKVVHHEVSSFTSCLLKAA from the coding sequence ATGCGGCTGTGGATTCCAGTCGTCATTGTTACGGTGGTCGCCGCCGGAGGGTTCGCGGTGTCGAAGTTGCGGAGCGTTTTCGGGTCCGACCAATACATCCCGTACACCGACACCAGAGCCAGCGACGGCGATCCGATCGACCCGCAGTACTTGAGGTATGAGGTCTTCGGGGCACCGGGAACTGTAGCCACGATTAGCTATTTCGGCGCCAAGGGTAGCCCCGAGAAGGAGGAGGGGGTGACGCTGCCGTGGTCGGTGGAGTTTCCCTTTACCACTGCGGCAGCCGTTGGCAGCATCGCAGCACAGGGCGACACCGACACTATCGGGTGCCGAATCTTAATTGGTGGTGAGGTCAAAGCCGAGAAAGTCGTTCACCACGAGGTGAGTTCGTTTACCTCCTGCCTGCTGAAGGCCGCATGA
- a CDS encoding MFS transporter, with amino-acid sequence MSADPTMMDRSEKQSRTWMLSREFLGPLITIGIVQLVAAMDGPVVVFALPKIQNELGLSDAGRSWVATAYLLTFGGLILLGGRLGDTLGRKRTFVLGVAFFTVASALCAVAWNEGSLVVARLLHGVAAAIVAPTCTALLASAFPKGPARNAAAAMFGATVAIGAVLGLVWGGVLTGVSWRLVFVLNVPVGLLVICLARNMLQETQRERRRLDVAGSVLATMAFIAAVFGFSVAPEKGWQSAATIGAGLVALTAFVTFVAVERKAENPIVPFNLFADRSRVAAFAAIFIVSGISFTLTVSIALYLQNIMGYSPLRAGAAFVPVAIAMAAGTLTASRLVTRFSPRTMVILGATLVLGGIFVGGMNLSRDLPYFPNLIVPIVVGAVGIGTITVPLGLALVGSVGPDRIGPVAAIIVMLQSVGGPVMLVIIELVIILRVRHLGGTDGPVQDMNARQLHALDLGYTYGLLWLAGVAVLLAVVALGIGYTAQQVAHAQKLQSNADDGEGDDSSITAR; translated from the coding sequence ATGTCAGCGGACCCCACCATGATGGACCGGTCGGAAAAGCAGTCCCGCACGTGGATGCTGTCGCGCGAATTTCTCGGCCCTCTCATAACGATCGGCATTGTCCAATTGGTTGCAGCGATGGACGGTCCCGTTGTGGTTTTCGCTTTGCCGAAAATCCAGAACGAGCTTGGCTTGTCCGACGCCGGGCGCAGCTGGGTCGCGACCGCCTATTTACTCACCTTTGGGGGCCTGATTCTGCTGGGCGGTCGCCTCGGTGACACCCTCGGCCGCAAACGCACGTTCGTCCTCGGGGTCGCCTTCTTCACCGTCGCGTCTGCCTTGTGCGCCGTCGCGTGGAATGAGGGCTCGCTGGTCGTGGCTCGGTTGCTGCATGGCGTGGCCGCCGCGATCGTTGCGCCGACGTGTACTGCGCTGTTGGCGTCCGCCTTCCCGAAGGGGCCTGCGCGCAACGCGGCCGCGGCGATGTTCGGTGCGACGGTCGCGATCGGGGCAGTACTCGGGCTCGTGTGGGGCGGCGTGCTGACCGGGGTCTCATGGCGGTTGGTATTCGTGCTGAATGTGCCGGTCGGGCTGTTAGTGATCTGCCTGGCTCGCAATATGCTTCAGGAAACCCAGAGGGAGCGGAGGCGGCTCGACGTGGCCGGCTCGGTGTTGGCCACGATGGCGTTCATCGCTGCGGTGTTCGGATTTTCAGTGGCGCCGGAGAAAGGCTGGCAGTCCGCGGCCACGATCGGCGCCGGCCTGGTGGCGCTGACCGCGTTCGTAACCTTCGTGGCGGTGGAGCGTAAAGCCGAGAACCCGATCGTGCCGTTCAATCTGTTCGCCGACCGCAGTCGAGTTGCCGCCTTCGCAGCCATCTTCATCGTCAGCGGGATCTCGTTCACTCTGACCGTCTCGATCGCGCTCTATCTGCAGAACATCATGGGTTACAGTCCGCTGCGCGCTGGCGCGGCGTTCGTGCCGGTGGCCATCGCGATGGCTGCGGGGACACTCACTGCGTCACGGTTGGTGACGCGGTTCTCACCGCGGACGATGGTGATCCTGGGCGCCACCCTGGTCCTAGGTGGCATATTCGTCGGTGGGATGAATCTGAGCCGCGATCTCCCGTACTTCCCGAATCTGATCGTGCCGATCGTCGTCGGAGCTGTTGGTATCGGCACGATTACCGTGCCCCTCGGCTTGGCGCTGGTCGGTAGTGTCGGACCCGACCGCATCGGGCCCGTCGCGGCGATCATCGTGATGCTGCAGAGCGTCGGCGGGCCGGTCATGCTGGTCATCATCGAACTGGTAATCATTCTGCGCGTTCGGCACCTGGGCGGCACCGACGGGCCGGTGCAGGATATGAATGCGAGGCAGTTGCACGCACTGGATCTCGGCTATACCTATGGTCTGCTGTGGCTGGCCGGGGTGGCGGTGCTGCTGGCTGTGGTGGCGCTGGGCATCGGCTACACCGCCCAACAGGTGGCACATGCGCAAAAGCTGCAGAGCAACGCAGACGACGGCGAGGGCGACGATTCGAGTATCACCGCGAGGTAG
- a CDS encoding sulfotransferase: MTRRRQPTVQSVSISAGRPVLVFVVGFGRSGTSALTRVLSHCGAALPPGLLGAIADNTRGCFEPREAIYLNEAILRRQGRSGYDLKLRTSEDGAVGAETDAASVEKIRAYLAKMPAAPVVVIKEPKITAISDVWFEAARLAGFDVASIIAVRHPAECIGSVEKRAHRQNYVRASPELVSAWWLKYTLLAERDTRGVSRVFVEFPNLLDDWRREVKRIATALGIDLDDQDESAIDSFLTPDLRHHRRAGAVVEPFGTDWVGSTYDAMSAAARDEPWDAAGLDRVFEEYRVSERGFRTAFEDFRRYRHVNWFLWPPLVKVTLEVLAKINRRKETWT, from the coding sequence ATGACCCGGCGTCGGCAACCCACTGTGCAATCCGTGTCCATATCCGCGGGGCGCCCGGTGCTTGTCTTCGTCGTCGGATTCGGCCGATCGGGGACCTCAGCGCTTACGCGGGTTCTTTCGCACTGTGGTGCTGCGCTTCCGCCCGGTCTCTTGGGCGCGATCGCGGACAATACGCGGGGTTGCTTCGAACCACGTGAGGCGATCTACCTCAATGAAGCGATCCTTCGGCGTCAGGGACGCTCCGGCTACGACCTGAAATTGCGCACCTCTGAGGACGGCGCCGTTGGCGCCGAAACCGATGCGGCAAGTGTCGAGAAAATCAGGGCCTATCTGGCCAAAATGCCAGCTGCGCCGGTCGTGGTGATCAAAGAACCCAAGATCACCGCCATCAGCGACGTCTGGTTCGAGGCGGCGCGCCTGGCGGGATTCGACGTCGCGTCCATCATCGCGGTACGTCATCCAGCGGAGTGCATCGGTTCGGTTGAGAAGCGCGCCCACCGCCAGAACTATGTCCGCGCCTCGCCGGAGCTCGTCAGTGCCTGGTGGCTGAAATACACGTTGCTCGCCGAGCGAGACACCCGCGGGGTATCCCGTGTATTCGTCGAGTTTCCCAACCTCCTGGACGACTGGCGTCGGGAGGTGAAGCGGATCGCCACCGCTCTTGGGATCGACCTCGATGATCAGGATGAGAGTGCCATTGACAGTTTCCTCACACCGGACCTTCGACACCACCGACGGGCGGGCGCGGTTGTCGAGCCCTTCGGGACAGACTGGGTCGGTTCCACCTACGACGCGATGAGCGCCGCCGCGCGGGACGAGCCCTGGGATGCTGCCGGGCTGGACCGCGTCTTCGAGGAATACCGGGTGAGCGAACGTGGCTTCCGGACGGCCTTCGAGGACTTCCGTCGCTATCGGCATGTGAACTGGTTCCTTTGGCCACCCCTGGTGAAGGTGACGCTCGAAGTTCTCGCAAAGATCAACCGCCGCAAGGAAACATGGACCTAG
- a CDS encoding glycosyltransferase — MKFVLAFYGTRGDVEPGLAVGRELMRRGHAVCMAIPPDLIPSAEQLGLPAVAYGPENNEWLGVTSDFWKRFFRNFWSIRELKKLLRESREPGTKAWAEMSTTLTSVAAGADLLLTGLSYEELALNVADYHEVPLATLLWFPVRANGRLVPKLPAPFTRSAMRASEWVVWQSVKKIQGAQRRELGLPKAKGTAPQRIAERRWLEIQGYDEVCFPGLAAEWAKWEGQRPFVGTLTLETPTAADEDVASWIASGKPPIFFGFGSIPVESPADTLAMIAAVCARLGERALVGAGWSDFGDVPHFDHVKVVGAVNFATIFPLCRAVVHHGGAGTTAAGLRAGVPTLILWMADVQMIWGIMVKRLKIGTARRFSTTTENRLYADLVTILAPDCCVRAREVASQMTKPADSATAAADCVEEFVRGSAGV, encoded by the coding sequence ATGAAGTTTGTGCTGGCGTTCTATGGAACCCGCGGTGACGTCGAGCCCGGACTTGCTGTGGGCCGGGAATTGATGCGGCGCGGACATGCCGTGTGTATGGCCATTCCGCCCGACCTGATTCCGTCTGCTGAACAGCTGGGGCTGCCGGCCGTAGCCTACGGACCGGAGAACAATGAGTGGTTGGGTGTGACGAGCGACTTTTGGAAGCGATTCTTCCGCAACTTCTGGAGTATCCGCGAGCTGAAGAAACTACTGCGCGAATCGCGAGAGCCCGGCACCAAGGCGTGGGCCGAGATGAGTACGACGCTGACGTCGGTGGCGGCAGGGGCGGACCTGCTGCTGACGGGACTGAGCTACGAGGAACTCGCGCTCAATGTCGCGGATTACCACGAGGTTCCGTTGGCCACGCTGTTGTGGTTCCCGGTACGCGCCAACGGCCGCCTTGTTCCGAAGCTGCCAGCGCCCTTTACTCGCTCGGCGATGCGCGCTTCTGAATGGGTCGTTTGGCAAAGCGTGAAGAAAATCCAGGGCGCGCAGCGCCGGGAACTGGGCCTACCCAAGGCAAAAGGTACTGCGCCGCAACGGATTGCCGAACGCCGGTGGCTGGAGATCCAAGGCTACGACGAGGTCTGCTTTCCCGGATTGGCCGCTGAATGGGCGAAGTGGGAAGGTCAACGACCGTTTGTCGGCACGTTGACGCTGGAAACGCCAACGGCTGCCGACGAGGACGTCGCGTCGTGGATCGCGTCGGGAAAACCGCCCATCTTCTTCGGATTCGGAAGCATCCCGGTCGAATCCCCGGCTGACACGCTGGCGATGATCGCGGCGGTGTGCGCACGGTTGGGGGAGCGTGCGCTGGTTGGGGCCGGTTGGAGCGACTTCGGTGACGTTCCTCATTTCGACCACGTCAAGGTGGTGGGCGCGGTGAATTTCGCGACGATTTTTCCGCTCTGCCGCGCTGTCGTCCACCACGGCGGTGCAGGTACCACGGCAGCGGGTCTGCGCGCGGGGGTCCCCACACTGATTCTCTGGATGGCGGACGTGCAAATGATCTGGGGAATCATGGTGAAACGCCTGAAAATCGGTACTGCGCGCCGCTTTTCGACAACAACGGAAAACAGGCTCTACGCAGACCTGGTTACCATACTCGCTCCGGACTGCTGCGTGCGAGCTCGCGAGGTCGCCTCGCAGATGACCAAACCCGCTGACAGTGCCACAGCCGCCGCGGATTGCGTGGAGGAATTCGTGCGGGGAAGTGCCGGTGTCTGA
- a CDS encoding Gfo/Idh/MocA family oxidoreductase produces MSESRAPVRIGILGAAGVAPQALVNPAKRNVEVDAAAIAARDVSRARSFAAQHNIDRVHDSYEALINDPDLDAVYNPLPNALHGKWTRAALAAGKHVLCEKPFTANAAEAREIAELYDASDRVVMEAFHYRYHPLTVRVEQIIAAGELGTLRRVEAAMCFPLPKFSDIRYDYGLAGGATMDAGSYAVHMLRTFGGSTPEVVWAEAKLRDPRVDRAMTAELLFNEGHSGGLRCSMWSRNLLLLSAKVIGDRGELHVLNPILPQIFHRLTIRSEAGRRVERFSRRPSYEYQLDAFAAAVLRGEPVITTPSDAIENMAVIDEIYRAAGLPLRVQA; encoded by the coding sequence GTGTCTGAGAGCCGGGCCCCGGTGCGTATCGGTATTCTGGGTGCGGCAGGCGTCGCTCCGCAAGCGCTGGTCAACCCAGCCAAGCGGAACGTCGAAGTCGACGCGGCCGCAATAGCCGCGCGCGACGTGTCCCGCGCCCGATCTTTTGCCGCACAGCACAACATCGATCGGGTGCACGACAGCTACGAGGCACTGATCAACGATCCAGACCTTGACGCTGTCTACAACCCGCTGCCGAATGCTCTGCACGGCAAGTGGACTCGCGCTGCCTTGGCTGCGGGTAAGCACGTGCTGTGCGAGAAACCATTCACGGCCAACGCCGCCGAAGCCCGTGAAATCGCCGAACTATACGACGCGTCAGACCGGGTCGTGATGGAGGCATTCCATTACCGGTATCACCCGTTGACCGTACGGGTCGAGCAGATCATTGCCGCGGGGGAGTTGGGCACGCTGCGCCGTGTGGAGGCGGCCATGTGCTTCCCGCTGCCGAAGTTCTCCGACATCCGTTACGACTACGGCTTGGCCGGTGGCGCGACAATGGATGCCGGATCCTACGCAGTGCACATGCTCCGCACGTTTGGCGGCTCCACCCCGGAAGTCGTTTGGGCCGAGGCGAAACTGCGCGATCCTCGAGTGGACCGGGCCATGACCGCCGAGTTGCTGTTCAACGAGGGGCACTCGGGCGGCCTTCGCTGCTCGATGTGGTCGAGGAATTTGCTGCTGTTGAGCGCTAAGGTGATTGGCGATCGCGGAGAGTTGCATGTGCTGAATCCGATTCTGCCGCAGATCTTCCATCGGCTCACGATCCGGTCCGAAGCGGGTAGACGAGTGGAACGCTTTAGTCGGCGTCCGAGCTATGAGTATCAACTCGACGCTTTTGCCGCGGCAGTGCTGCGCGGAGAGCCCGTGATCACGACGCCGTCGGACGCGATCGAAAACATGGCTGTCATCGACGAGATTTATCGCGCTGCAGGTCTGCCGCTGCGCGTTCAAGCCTGA
- a CDS encoding alpha/beta hydrolase, with protein sequence MGLFARELGPADAPTILFLHGAERSGRSWQPVIELLPHYRCLFPDLPQHGESAQEGPFSIDRAATAVAELLQVNSGSGRVHLVAHSLGAQVGTQLLATKPHLFDRAVLCGTIINTLPGVWLTRRLLGAVAGISRSFEMSQSNREKTRPIGVASTEDGDDPDGVRLMPAGRYSEIVVASAGFTLPEGLETSASPTLVLTGAAEPGFVHESATALQRRMPNAVAGIARGARHNWPLRHPVIFARTIDGWLTGVALPDEIEMSPPVPNQPEPPQA encoded by the coding sequence ATGGGGTTGTTCGCACGGGAACTCGGTCCGGCCGATGCGCCCACGATTCTGTTCCTTCACGGAGCGGAGCGCAGCGGCCGGTCCTGGCAACCCGTAATCGAACTGCTGCCCCACTATCGCTGCCTATTTCCCGACCTGCCCCAGCACGGCGAGAGTGCACAGGAGGGGCCGTTCAGCATTGATCGAGCCGCCACAGCGGTGGCAGAACTGCTCCAGGTCAACTCCGGCAGCGGGCGGGTGCACCTTGTTGCCCATTCGCTCGGGGCTCAGGTGGGCACTCAATTGTTGGCAACCAAACCGCACCTTTTCGACCGAGCTGTGCTGTGCGGCACGATCATCAACACACTGCCGGGAGTCTGGCTGACGCGACGTCTGCTTGGCGCGGTTGCCGGGATCTCGCGATCCTTCGAGATGTCACAGTCCAACCGGGAGAAAACTCGACCTATCGGGGTGGCGTCCACCGAGGACGGTGATGATCCCGACGGCGTACGGCTCATGCCGGCCGGGCGATACTCCGAGATCGTCGTCGCGTCTGCAGGCTTCACCCTTCCAGAGGGGCTCGAGACATCGGCATCACCCACGTTGGTTCTGACCGGGGCCGCGGAGCCCGGGTTCGTACACGAGTCTGCGACTGCACTGCAGCGCAGAATGCCGAATGCAGTCGCGGGAATCGCGCGCGGTGCCCGCCACAATTGGCCGCTGCGCCATCCCGTCATTTTCGCCCGCACCATCGACGGTTGGCTAACCGGCGTGGCGCTTCCCGACGAGATCGAGATGTCGCCGCCCGTCCCGAATCAGCCGGAACCACCTCAGGCTTGA
- a CDS encoding DUF2505 domain-containing protein, protein MPRSIDILTESSATVEQINAAFGREDYWLARVAGDDSVTLDSLHVDTDGDGAVTAHITQYLGRQLLPGLLARSMPGDLKLNYRETWRPGADGSTRGEVTVLVAGGLGSSRAQNSLMPTGNGSQLRSAVSVEVKLPVVGGKLEQTIATGLSESIPSMLRFTTTWIAENA, encoded by the coding sequence ATGCCGCGTTCGATCGACATCTTGACTGAATCTTCCGCCACCGTTGAGCAGATTAATGCGGCATTCGGCCGCGAAGACTATTGGTTGGCGCGCGTTGCCGGGGACGACAGCGTCACGCTGGATTCGCTGCATGTCGACACCGACGGGGACGGCGCGGTGACAGCGCATATCACCCAATATCTGGGTCGCCAGTTGCTGCCGGGCCTGCTTGCCAGGTCAATGCCCGGCGACCTGAAGCTCAACTACCGCGAGACGTGGCGACCAGGCGCTGACGGCAGTACGCGTGGGGAGGTCACTGTCTTGGTGGCGGGCGGTCTCGGATCCAGTCGTGCACAGAATTCGCTGATGCCGACGGGCAACGGCTCCCAACTTCGTTCCGCCGTAAGCGTCGAGGTCAAATTGCCTGTCGTCGGCGGCAAGCTCGAACAAACCATCGCTACCGGTCTGAGCGAAAGCATCCCCTCAATGTTGCGCTTCACCACCACCTGGATCGCCGAGAATGCGTGA
- a CDS encoding Gfo/Idh/MocA family oxidoreductase has translation MPGKSGPLRIGVLGASDFALATLINPARENDDVIVSAVAARELSDAQDFAGKCGIPRAHRSYDELIADSDLDAVYVLVPTSMHGKWTQAALAVGKHVLCEKPFTANGDEAREVAKLASNSGRIVMEACQFRYHPLTLRVEEIIASGELGKLKSVDVTLCVMLPNFSGNCYNYDFAGGAAMDAGSYVVHMLRTFGGGTPEVVSAQAKLRDPRVDRAMSAEVRYPEGHTGRLRCALWSGNLFRASAKVVGERGELRWLSPAAPNLFPHLLVRSKGRSRVEHFSRRTTYAYQLDAFAAAVLRGEPVRTTPEEAVENMSVIDEIYRAAGLPIRMPS, from the coding sequence ATGCCTGGAAAATCAGGCCCGCTACGGATCGGCGTTCTGGGCGCGTCGGACTTCGCTCTGGCGACGCTCATCAACCCGGCTCGGGAGAACGACGACGTCATAGTTTCTGCGGTGGCTGCGCGCGAGTTAAGCGATGCCCAGGACTTCGCCGGGAAATGCGGAATTCCCAGGGCGCACCGCAGCTACGATGAACTCATAGCGGATTCAGATTTGGATGCGGTCTACGTTCTGGTTCCTACTAGCATGCATGGCAAATGGACGCAGGCCGCTCTCGCAGTAGGCAAACACGTGTTATGCGAAAAGCCGTTTACAGCCAACGGAGATGAGGCCCGTGAGGTCGCCAAACTGGCTTCCAATTCGGGTCGGATTGTGATGGAGGCCTGTCAGTTCCGCTATCACCCGTTGACGTTGAGGGTGGAGGAGATCATCGCCTCCGGAGAGCTGGGCAAGTTGAAGTCAGTGGACGTCACCTTGTGTGTCATGCTGCCGAACTTCTCGGGGAACTGTTACAACTACGACTTCGCCGGTGGTGCGGCGATGGACGCCGGAAGTTACGTGGTTCACATGCTCCGCACGTTCGGCGGCGGTACACCGGAAGTTGTTTCCGCACAGGCGAAATTGCGTGATCCGCGGGTGGACCGGGCCATGTCGGCCGAGGTGCGCTACCCCGAAGGCCACACTGGACGGCTCCGCTGCGCCTTGTGGTCGGGAAACCTATTCCGGGCCAGCGCCAAAGTTGTTGGTGAGCGCGGTGAATTGCGCTGGCTCAGTCCGGCGGCACCCAATCTCTTCCCGCACCTCTTGGTTCGATCCAAGGGTAGAAGTCGGGTGGAACACTTCTCGCGACGTACGACCTACGCCTACCAGCTCGATGCGTTCGCCGCGGCGGTACTGCGCGGGGAACCGGTGCGGACGACGCCTGAGGAGGCCGTCGAGAACATGAGCGTCATTGATGAGATCTATCGAGCCGCCGGCCTGCCGATCAGAATGCCGAGCTGA